GAGGCCGAGCTCCCGCTGGAGGTCCTTCAGGAGGTTGACGATCTGGGCCTGGATGGACACGTCCAGCGCCGAGACGGGCTCGTCGCAGACGATGAGCCTGGGCTTGGAGGCGAGCGCGCGGGCGATGCCGATGCGCTGCGCCTGCCCGCCGGAGAACTCGTGCGGGTAGCGGTCCACGTGCTCGGGGGACAGGCCGACCAGCTCCAGCATGTCGATCACCCCCGCGCGGTCCAGCAGCCGCAGGGGGCCGGAGACGATCTGCCGGACGGTCTGGCGCGGGTTCAGCGACGCGAACGGGTCCTGGAAGATCATCTGAAGGTCGCGGCGCAGCGGCAGCATCTCGCGCGGCCCGAGGTGGGTGACGTCCCGGCCGGCGAAGGTGACGGTCCCGCCGGTCGGCTCCAGCAGGCGCACGATCATGCGCCCGGTGGTGGACTTGCCGCACCCCGACTCGCCGACCATGCCGAGCGTCTCCCCGTGCCCGAGCCCGAAGCCGACGCCGTCCACGGCCCTGACGCGCGTCCCGCGCCGTCCAGGGAAGGTCATCCGCAGGTCGCGGACGGTGAGGAGAGCGTCGTCCGCGGCCTGCTCCCCGCGTTCGGTGGTGGTTCTCACTGGGCTCCTTCGGGGAAGTGGCAGGCGACCTTGTGCCCGGCGCCGCTCAGGCCGGGACGTTCGGTCGCGCAGACGGCCGGGCGCCGGGCGTCGGCGAACCGCGAGCAGCGCGGGTGGAACCGGCAGCCGGGCGGAGGGGTCATCGGGGACGGCGGCGCGCCCGCGATGGCCGGGAGCCGCTCGCCGCCGTCCGCGTCCACCCAGGCGGTGCCGGGGACCGAGGCGAGCAGCCCCTGGGTGTAGGGGTGGCGCGGCGTCTTGAAGAGGGCCCGCGCCCCGGCGTACTCGGCGGTGCGCCCCCCGTACATCACCAGGACGTCGTCGGCGACCTGCGCCACCACCCCGAGGTCGTGGGTGATCATGATGACGGCGAGCCCGCGCTCCTCCTGGATGCGGGCGATGAGCTCCAGGATCTGCGCCTGGACGGTCACGTCCAGCGCGGTGGTCGGCTCGTCGGCGATGAGCAGGTTCGGCTCGCACGCCAGCGCCATCGCGATCATGACGCGCTGGCGCATGCCTCCGGAGAACCGGTGGGGGTACTCGCGGGCGCGGCGGCGCGGCTCGGGAATGCCCACCTCGGCGAGCATCTCCACCGCGCGCTCCCGCGCCGCCCTGCGCGAGGCGCGGCGGTGCAGCCGGTAGGACTCGGCGATCTGCTCGCCCACGGTGTAGCAGGGATGCAGGGACGACAGCGGATCCTGGAAGATCATCGACATCCTGCTGCCCCGCAGCGTCCGCAGCCGCTCGGCCGGCGCGCCGACCAGCTCCTCGCCGTCGAAGACGATGGAGCCGGTGACGGACGCCGTGCGGTGCAGTCCGAGCACGGCCAGCGAGGACACCGACTTGCCCGATCCGGACTCGCCGACGATGCCCAGCGTGCGCCCCTGACGCACGCCGAACGACACTCCGTCGACGACCCGGACCGCGCCGAAGGAGACGCACAGGCCGGTCACCTCCAGCAGCGGGGCCGCGGCCTCCCTGGCGTGCGCGTGCGGCCGGGACGCGCCGGCCGGCGGGACATGGGCGTTCACGAGTACCTCACCCGGGGGTCGATCAGGACGTAGAGGAGGTCCACGACGAGGTTGGCGAACACGATGAAGAACGCCGCCAGCAGCGTCGTGCCGAGGATCACCGGCTGGTCGGACTTGACGATGCCGTCGTAGGCGAGCCGCCCGATGCCCGGCAGGCCGAACACGGTCTCGGTGATCATGGCCCCGGCGAGCAGCCCGCCCAGGTCCATGCCGAAGATCGTCACGATCGGGGTCATCGCCGCGCGCATGCCGTGCTTGACGACGACGGTCCGCTCGGGCAGGCCCTTGGCGCGGGCGGTGCGGATGTACGGCTCGGCCAGCGTCTCGATCATCTGCGCGCGGCTGAGCCTGGCGTACAGCGCCGCGTACAGGGCGGCGAGCGTCACCCACGGCAGCACGAGGTTGCTCGCCCACGCCGCCAGGTCCTCCCCGGGCGGGACGTAGGCGGGATAAGGCAGGATCCCGGTCACCCGGACGGCGACGAGCAGCAGGAGCATCGCCACGAAGTACACCGGCAGCGATGCCGAGGTGAGCGTGGCGACCATCAGGGAGCGGTCCAGCCGGGTACCCTGCCGCAGCGCCGACAGCACCCCGATGGCCAGGCCGGTGACCAGCCAGAGCAGGGCCGCGCCGATCGCGAGCGAGACGCTGGCGCCGAGCCGGTCGACCAGCAGGTCCCAGACCGGCAGCGAGTTCTGGTAGGAGAAGCCGAAGCACGGGAACCCGCACTCGACGCCGGACCCGAGCGTGCGGCCGGCGAAGACGCCTACCACGTACGCGCCGAACTGCTCGTGGATCGGCCGGTCCAGCCCCATCTGGGCGCGGACGTCGGCGACCCGCTCCGGCGTGCACGTCTTGCCGCACGCCTGCAGCGCCGGGTCGGCGGGGATCACGTAGAAGATGAGGAAGGTGACGGCGCAGATCACCAGCAGGATCCCCGCGGCGGCGAGGAGGCGCCGGGCGAGATAGACGATCACCGCGGTCCTCCGTACGACATCCCGGCCATCGCGCGGGCCTGGCCGGCGGTCATGCCCGGCCGCCCTTCGGGTCGATCGCGTCCCGCAGCGAGTCGCCGAGCAGCGTGAAGGCGAGCACGGTCAGGAACAGGCAGGCGCCGGGGACGATGAAGTACATCGGGTCGACCTCGTACCACATCATCGACTCCTGGATCATCTGCCCCCAGGAGGCCGTCGGCGGGCGCACCCCGACGCCGAGGAACGACAGCGCCGCCTCGGTGCCGATGTTGGCGGGGATCGCCAGCGTCGCGTAGACCAGGATCGGCGCGGTGATGTTCGGCAGCATCTCGCGGAACAGGATCGAGGCGCCCATCGCGCCGCCCACGCGGGCGGCGTCCACGTACTCGCGGTGCCTGACGGCCATGGCCTGGCCGCGGACGATCCGGCCCACGTACGGCCAGCCGAACCCGCCCATGACGGCGACCAGCAGCAGCACCCGGTCGCCCTCCGGCATGACCGAGATCAGGGCGATCATGAAGATCAGGGCGGGGAAGGACATGAGCAGGTCCATGAGCCTGCTGACGGCCGCGTCCGCCCAGCCGCCGAGGTATCCGGCGAGCAGGCCGAGCACCGTGCCGATCAGCACCGAGACGACCGTGGCGAGCACGGAGATGAGCAGCGAGATCCGCGCGCCGTACACGATCCGGCTGAAGACGTCGCGCCCGCTCACCGGCTCCACGCCGAGCCAGTGCTCGGCGCCGACGCCGCCGAGGGCGCCCTTGGGCACCCCGGCGAGCCTCTGGTCGACGGCGGAGGCGTCGAACTCGTAGGGCGACCAGCCGTTCAGCGCGGTGAGCAGCGGCGCCGTGACCGCGACCAGCACGAACACCGCGATGATCACCAAGCCGGTCATGGCCGTGCGGTCACGGCGCACCCGGTCCCAGACCAGCCGCGAGGGGGAGCGCCCGGCGGCGGCGTGGCCCGGTGGCCGTGCCGCCGCCGGGGCGGTGACCGAGGTCATCCCTGCTTCACCCCGAGCGCGGAGAAGTCGAGCTGCCCCGACCAGACGGGGTGGCCGAACGCCCCGGTCACGCCGGTGCCGACGAGCAGCGGCTTCTTGTCCCACAGGGTCGGCACGGCGGGGGAGGACCGCATGATCCGCCGGTCCAGCTCCGCCCACGCCGTGGCGGCGGCGCCGGTGTCGGTCATGGCCTGGATCTCGTCGATCCTCGCCTCGACCGCCTTGTCCTTGAACTGCCAGACGTTGCCGGAGTTGCCCTTCTCGACGATCGTGCGGCCGTCGAAGAGCATCGGCAGGAACGTCGCGCCCGAGGGGTAGTCGGGGCACCAGCCGTAGGTGAACATCTCGGGGCTCTTGGCGGTGTCGCCGATCGTGTCGTAGTAGACCGACGGGTCGACGGGGTTGAGCGTGACGTTGATCCCGGCCCGCTTGAGCGAGGACTGCACGGCCTCGCCGAGCGACTTCTCTCCCGTGGAGACGGTCATGGCGACGTCCAGCGTCCTGCCGCCGAGCAGGGCCTTGGCCTTCTCCACGTCGCCGGTGGGCGGCAGGCCGTAGACGTCCTGCGCCCGGCCGCCGGACAGGGCGGGCGGCAGGTAGGAGGTGGCGATCTCCGCCATGTCGGGCCCGCCCTGCGCGGTCTGCAGGGCCTGCTTGTCCAGCGCGAAATGGACCGCCTGCCGCATGCGCGGGTCGTCGAATGGCGCCTTGGCCGTGTTGAAGCCGATCATGTCGGTGCAGCCGGAGATCTCGCCGACCATGCGCGCCTTCACCTCCGGCCGGGGCAGCACCTTGGCGAGGCTGGCGGCGGTCACGTCCGAGTAGGTGACGGCCGTGGCGTCCTCGCCCCTGCTGTCGATGAGCCGGTCGTCGATCACGCTCTGCCGCAGGCCCTGCTTCATCACGATCTTGTCCGGGTAGGCCTTGCGCACCGGGTCGGTGGCCGGGTCCCAGTTGGCGTTGCGGACCAGCACCAGCTCCTTGCCCCGGTCGTAGCTCTGGATCTTGTAAGGGCCGGAGGAGAACGGCCGGTTGTCGTACTGCTCGCCCGCCTCCTTGGTCTTGGGCACGGGGGCGAACGTGGGGAGGGTGACGGTGTAGGAGAACTCGGCGACCGGCCGCTTCAGCCGGAAGACGATCGTCTTCTCGTCGGGGGTCTCGATGGACTTCAGCCGCTCGCCCTTGAGCGGGCCCTTGTAACCCTCGGCGTCCGCCAGGTAGAGCTGCGCGTAGTTGGGGCCGCCGGGCAGCTCGGGCGCGAAGGACCGCTCGACGTTGTACTTGACGTCGTCGGCGACGATCGGCGTGCCGTCCTCGTACTTCAGCCCGCTCTTGAGGGTGAAGGTCCACACCTTGCCGCCCTGGCTCGGCGTGCCGAGGTCGGTGGCGAGGTCGGGGACGATCCGCGTCCCGCCCGCGCCGGGCTCCGCCTTGAAGGTCGTGAGGGTGCGGTAGAGCAGGCGGATGCCGAAGTCCATGTGCGGCATCGTCCAGTTGCGGGCGGGGTCGAGGTGGGAGAAGTCCTGGTTGGACAGGATCGTCAGCGTTCCGCCCTTGCCGGCCGCGCCGGTCGCCGCCGTGCCACCGGAGGACGCCGGGGCGCCGCCCCCGCCGCACGCGCTCACCGCGATCGCCAAGGCGGCGGCGGACAGCAGGCCGCCGGCGGCCGTGAATTTTCCAGACATCATTCTCTCCCGCTTTTTGGGGCCGTGATGCCATGCAACTTAATTGTGTGCAATATTACCCACAAGAGGGTTTTCGCACGTGTTTCCATTCCGAGACTTGATGACGGTTAAAGGGCATGGCGGCGCCCGGAAAAGGGGAAAAGAATGGCCGGTGTGAATGCCGGTGAATCCATGGCGCGGCGCTTCGCCGGTCAGGGGTGATCGCCGTCCCGGCTTGTCAGGGATGTGCCGGGACGGCGTCGGACGGCGCTCGAACCACCCCAAGGCTCGGCGCGCCCCCCGGGCGTCGCGTCACCGGGCGGCCGGCGGGCTCGGCCGGCGGATCACCGGATCGGCGAGGCTGAATCACCATTCTGGAGGCGCGGCCCGCCGGTGGCGATAAAAGAAGTCATAAGTTTGGTTTATGCCCGGCGGAGGTCAGTGCGAGGCGGCGGCGCGGGGCCCGCCGGTCAGCGAGGCGGCCATCCGCTCGACCGCCTCGGTCACCCGGTCGCCGGAGGTGGCGAAGTTGAAGCGGGCGAACCCCCGCCCGGGCGCGCCGAACCTCGGCCCCGGGTACAGCGCGGTCCCGCCCCGCCGCAGGAACCACTCCGCGGGGTCGTCGCCGAGCCCGAGCGCGCGCAGGTCCAGCCACGCCAGGTAGGTCGCCTGCGGCGGCTGGTAGCCCACCTCCGGCAGCCGCCCGGCCAGCAGGCGGCCGAGCAGCGCCCGGTTGGCGTCCAGCCCGGCCAGCAGCTCTTCCAGCCAGGGCTCGCCGGAGGTGAACGCCACCTCGGAGGCGATCACGCCGAGCAGCCCCGCGCCCTCGCTGACCTCGGGATGGATGCGGGCGACGTCCGCGCGGGCCTCCTCGCCGGGGACGGCCAGCGCCGCCTTCAGCCCGGCGAGGTTCCACGCCTTGGACGCCGAGGCCAGCGTGATCGACCGGGCCGCGGCCGGGGCGTCCAGCCCGGCGAACGGCACGTGGCGGGCGCCGGGGAAGACCAGCGGCGCGTGGATCTCGTCCGTGACCACCCGCACGCCGTACCGGCCGGCCAGGGCGGCGACCGCCAGCAGGTCCTCCTCGCCGAAGACCACGCCCGTGGGGTTGTGCGGGTTGCAGAGCAGGAACGCCGCGGCCCCCGCGGCGAAGTCGCGCTCCAGCGCCGCGAGGTCGAGGCGGTGGCCGCCCGGGGTGAGCAGCAGAGGGTTCTCGACCAGCTCGCGCCCGATGCGAGGGATCCAGTAGAAGTAGGGCGGATAGGCGGGGGTGTTGACCACGACGCGGTCGCCCGGCTCGGTGACCAGGCTCAGCACCTCGACGATGCCCGCCATCACGTCCGGGACCAGGCGGATGGCCGCCGGGTCGGTCCGCCAGCCGAACCGCCGCGCGGCGAAGGCGGCGAAGGCGTCCGGCAGCCCTCCGGCGACGGCGTACCCGGTGTCGCCCCGGCCGACGGCCTCGACCAGCGCCGCCGCGATCGGCTCGGCCAGCGGCGTGTCCATCTCCGCCACCCACACCGGGAGCACGTCCTGCGGGTACTCGCGCCATTTGGAGCTGTGCCGGGCCCGCAGCTCGCCGAGGTCGAAGGCGTCCAGCGGGCCGCCGGTGCGGCCGTGCGTCGTGCCGGTCAAGCTACCCCCTCCAGTGGCCGGAACCTCCGGCGCCACCGCTTTACCTCGTCAATCACGTCATAGCACATCATTTCCGGCGTAACCGATTTCATCCAACCGAATCCGTCCGGAGCGGGCCAGGCCGGCCCTACCCGATCGGGTGATGTGGAAGATCACCGGGTGCGCCAGCATGGTCTGGACGGGTACGTGGCCCAGTGCCGTGGCCGGGGAGGGGGCCTGGAGATGACCGAGCAGCGGCCGGAGCTCGCGCGGGACCGATGGCACGACTTCTTCGACGAGATGACCCGCGACTACGAGGGCGCCGAGGTGACCATCGAGGAGTTGCGCGCCGACTTCGGCGACCTCCTGCAGGTGGAGAGGATCCCGCTGGCCTACCTGGAGTACGACCCCAAGGGCGACCAGTTCTCGGTCGGCGTCGGCGGGCGCGACGCGCGCTACCCGGTGATCCTGCGCCACGCGGTCGACCACCCGCGGGCGATCCTCGCCGACATCGTCGGCGAGGGAGGACGGTGGGCGTTCGACATCGTCGGCGCCGACGGCGGGGAGACGATCGTCACCGTCTACTTCGAGGACGTCCCGGAGGCCGCCACCGCCTGACCGCACCGCCGCGCGGACGTGGCACCATGGGCGCGGCGGGGGCCGCGCACGGCCGCCGCGGCGGCGAAAGGCGAGCAGAACGGACGGCCCCATGCGCTTCCCACCCGACCGGCACCGGCGGGCCCTCCGGCCCGTCCCGCACCGCGCCGTGCGGGCGGACCGGTGACGGCCCCGGCCGGGACCGAGCCCGGCTGCCCGTTCTGCGAGATCGCCGCCGGGCTGCTGCCCGCCCACGTCGTGTACGCCGACGACGTCGTGGCCGCGTTCCTCGACGCCCGCCCGGTGTTCAAGGGGCACGTCCTGGTCGTGCCGAAGACCCACGTCGAGACCCTCACCGACCTGCCCGTGGCGGCGGTCGGCCCGTTCTTCGCCCGGGTGCGGGCGCTGGCCGGGGCCGTCGAGGCGGGGCTCGGGGCGGCGGGCACGTTCGTGGCGATGAACAACCGGGTCAGCCAGAGCGTCCCTCACCTGCACGCCCACGTCGTCCCCCGCAACCGCAAGGACGGCCTGCGCGGCTTCTTCTGGCCGCGCGTCAAGTACGCCGACGACGCCGAGGCCGCCGCCTTCGCCGCCAAGATAGGCGCGGCGCTCGACCTTCCGGCGGACGTCCCGGCGGACGTCCCGGCGGACGTCCCGGCGGACGTCCCGGTGGACGTCTCGGTGGACGTCTCGGTGAACAGGGTGGCCGGCGAGGACGTGGAGTAGGCTGCGGCCGCGTGGAACCGCTGCTGGCCGTCCCCGTCCTGCTGGTCCTGCTGGGCGTTCCCTCGGTGGTGCTCTGGCGCCTGCTGCGCGGCCGCCGCGACCTCGGCACCGGCCCCGCCGAGCGCGCCACGTTCGAGACGCTGCACACCGCCTCCCTGGCGGCGCCGCCGCTGCGCGCCGGGCTCACCGCGGCCGGCGCGCTCAAGGCGTCCCGCTACCTACGCGAACTGCTCGGCTCGCCCGCCCTGGCGGTCACCAGCGGCGAGGAACTGCTCGTGTACGACGGCGCGGGGGACCACCACGCGCGCCAGGCGTTCGCCCACGCCGCCGAGACCCTGCGCGACGGCCGCATCCAGGTGCTCGGCCCCGAGGCCGTCGCCTGCGACGCGCCCGAATGCCCGATCCGTTACGCCGTGGTGGTGCCGCTGACCACCGACGAGCGCGTGGTCGGCTCGCTCGCCGCCTACGGCGACCACGCCTCCGCCGGTCTGGTGCGCGCCACCCAGGAGGTCGCCACCTGGGTGGACTCCCAGCTCGAACTCGCCGAGCTGGACCGCTCGCGCACGCTGCTCATGGAGGCCGAGGTCCGGGCGCTGCGCGCGCAGATCTCCCCGCACTTCATCTACAACTCGCTGACCACGATCGCCTCGTTCGTCCGCACCGACCCCGAGCGCGCCCGCGAGCTGCTGCTGGACTTCGCCGACTTCACCCGCTACTCCTTCCGCCGCCACGGCGAGTTCACGACGCTGGCCGAGGAACTGCGCTCCATCGACCGCTACCTCACGCTGGAGCGCGCCCGCTTCGGCGACCACCTGCTGGTCACGCTGCGCATCGCGCCGGAGGTCCTGCCGGTGGCCGTCCCGTTCCTGTGCCTGCAGCCGCTGGTCGAGAACGCCGTGCGGCACGGCCTGGAGGGCAAGCCCGGCGTCGGCCACATCACGATCATCGCCGAGGACGCCGGCGCCGAGTGCATGATCAGCGTGGAGGACGACGGCATCGGCATGGACCCCGAGCGGCTGCGGCGCATCCTGGCCGGCGCCCCCGACGAGCGCTCCGGCACCAGCGGCGTCGGGCTGGCCAACGTGGACGAGCGGCTACGCCAGGTCTACGGCGACGAGTACGGTCTGGTCGTGGAGACCGCGCTCGGCGCGGGCGCCAAGGTCAGCGTGCGGCTCCCCAAGTACCGCCAAGGCGTGTCCGCGCAGGCCGCGGGCGGGTGGTACTGACCACCGTCTCCGTATAGTTATCGAATAGGCGCAGGTCCGCGCGCCGATCGGTTGACTTCCGCTGCCTGATTCATCACGCTCAAGAACATTCCTCAGTTTGAACGGCGAATGGAAGTGACGTGACCGCGCTGCGCGTTCTGGCGGTGGACGACGAGCAGCCGGCGCTTGAGGACCTGGCGTATCTGCTGCGTGCCGATCCGCGAATCGGCGACGTGGCGACCGCGCGGGACGGCGCCTCGGCGCTGAAGATCCTCGACCGCGCCATGGCCGACGGCCGGCCGATCGAGGCCGTGTTCCTGGACATCCGTATGCGCGGGCTGGACGGCGTCGTGCTCGGCCGGCTGCTCACCCAGTTCGCCCGCCCGCCCCGCGTCGTCTTCGTCACGGCCTACGAGGACCACGCCGTGGACGCCTTCGAGATCAAGGCGGAGGACTACCTGCTCAAACCCGTGCGCCCCGAACGCCTCGCCGAGGCGATACGCCGGGTCTGCGCGGCCGTCCCCGACGCCGCGCCCGGCCTCCCGCAGGACGACCCCGCCCGGGCCGTCCCCGACGCCGACACGATCCCCGTCGAGCTGGCCGGCGTCACCCGGTTCGTCGCCAGCTCCGACGTCCGCTTCGTCGAGGCCCAGGGCGACTACGCCCGGCTGCACACCCCGACCGGCAGCCACCTGGTGCGCATCCCGCTCGCCGCCCTGGAGGAACGCTGGGCGGGCGCCGGATTCGTCCGCGTGCACCGCAGCCACCTGGTCGCCGTCAAGCACATCGACGAACTGCACATCGACTCGGGCCGCTGCACGGTCCGCATCGGCGAGACCGAGATCCCGGTCAGCCGCAGGCACACGCGCGAGCTGCGCGACCTGCTCGTGCGGCGCGCCAGGAAGGGCCGGCCCGAATGACCCCCTCCAGCGGCCGCGGGCGCGGCGGGCGGACGAGGAGCGAGACGCCGCGGGCCCAGGCACGCGAGCCCGCCCCCCCGCCGCCGCCGCGCCGCGAGGTCGTGACCAGCCCCCGCACCCGGGCCGCCCGCAGGCCCCGCTACCCGGTCACGATGGAGATCGACCAGCAGACCAGCCTCGGCGAGGTCTACATGCGCTCGCTGATCCGCACCCAGTTCCGCCTCGCGCTGTTCGTCTGCACCGTGCTCGGCTGCCTGGTCGGCGGCATCCCGATGCTGTTCATGCTGGTCCCCGCGCTGCGCGAGACCCCCGTGTTCGGGCTCCCGCTGCCCTGGGTGGTGCTGGCCGGGCTCGTCTACCCCGCGTTCGTGGCCGGCGCCTGGCTGTACGTGCGCGGCGCCGAACGCAACGAGCGCCACTTCGCCGAACTCGTCGAGCGCCGGTGAGGCCGGCGGCCGCGCGGTGACCGCCGGGCTCGGCCTCACCGCGGTGCTGGTCGTGGTGGTCGCCGCGATCCTCATCGGCGCCTTCGGGCTACGGCTCTCGCGCACGACCTCCGACTTCTACGTCGCCTCGCGCACGGTCTCGCCGCTGTGGAACGCCTCGGCGATCGGCGGCGAGTACCTGTCGGCCGCGTCCTTCCTCGGCATCGCCGGGCTGATCCTCGCCTACGGGGCCGACATGCTGTGGCTGCCGGTCGGCTGGACCGGCGGCTACCTGGTGCTGCTCGTGCTGGTCTCGGCCCCGCTGCGCCGCTCCGGCGCCTACACGCTGCCCGACTTCGCCGAGGCCCGGCTGGAGTCGATGGCCGTGCGCAGGACGGCCAGCGTGCTGGTCGTCCTCATCGGCTGGCTCTACCTGATGCCCCAGTTCCAGAGCGCGGGCCTGGTGTTCCGCGAGATCACCGGCGCGCCGCCGTGGGTGGGCGGCCTGCTGGTCGGCGTCGTCGTCGGCGTCAACGTGCTGTCGGGCGGCATGCGGTCCATC
The Sphaerisporangium krabiense genome window above contains:
- a CDS encoding ABC transporter ATP-binding protein — its product is MRTTTERGEQAADDALLTVRDLRMTFPGRRGTRVRAVDGVGFGLGHGETLGMVGESGCGKSTTGRMIVRLLEPTGGTVTFAGRDVTHLGPREMLPLRRDLQMIFQDPFASLNPRQTVRQIVSGPLRLLDRAGVIDMLELVGLSPEHVDRYPHEFSGGQAQRIGIARALASKPRLIVCDEPVSALDVSIQAQIVNLLKDLQRELGLAYLFIAHDLAVVRHVCARIAVMYLGRIVEIGDRGPIYRDPAHPYTKALLSAIPVPDPDTEATRERIVLRGDPPSPAAPPPGCAFSPRCHKARDRCRAEAPVLTPVRGRQVACHYPEV
- a CDS encoding ABC transporter ATP-binding protein yields the protein MNAHVPPAGASRPHAHAREAAAPLLEVTGLCVSFGAVRVVDGVSFGVRQGRTLGIVGESGSGKSVSSLAVLGLHRTASVTGSIVFDGEELVGAPAERLRTLRGSRMSMIFQDPLSSLHPCYTVGEQIAESYRLHRRASRRAARERAVEMLAEVGIPEPRRRAREYPHRFSGGMRQRVMIAMALACEPNLLIADEPTTALDVTVQAQILELIARIQEERGLAVIMITHDLGVVAQVADDVLVMYGGRTAEYAGARALFKTPRHPYTQGLLASVPGTAWVDADGGERLPAIAGAPPSPMTPPPGCRFHPRCSRFADARRPAVCATERPGLSGAGHKVACHFPEGAQ
- a CDS encoding ABC transporter permease encodes the protein MIVYLARRLLAAAGILLVICAVTFLIFYVIPADPALQACGKTCTPERVADVRAQMGLDRPIHEQFGAYVVGVFAGRTLGSGVECGFPCFGFSYQNSLPVWDLLVDRLGASVSLAIGAALLWLVTGLAIGVLSALRQGTRLDRSLMVATLTSASLPVYFVAMLLLLVAVRVTGILPYPAYVPPGEDLAAWASNLVLPWVTLAALYAALYARLSRAQMIETLAEPYIRTARAKGLPERTVVVKHGMRAAMTPIVTIFGMDLGGLLAGAMITETVFGLPGIGRLAYDGIVKSDQPVILGTTLLAAFFIVFANLVVDLLYVLIDPRVRYS
- a CDS encoding ABC transporter permease gives rise to the protein MTSVTAPAAARPPGHAAAGRSPSRLVWDRVRRDRTAMTGLVIIAVFVLVAVTAPLLTALNGWSPYEFDASAVDQRLAGVPKGALGGVGAEHWLGVEPVSGRDVFSRIVYGARISLLISVLATVVSVLIGTVLGLLAGYLGGWADAAVSRLMDLLMSFPALIFMIALISVMPEGDRVLLLVAVMGGFGWPYVGRIVRGQAMAVRHREYVDAARVGGAMGASILFREMLPNITAPILVYATLAIPANIGTEAALSFLGVGVRPPTASWGQMIQESMMWYEVDPMYFIVPGACLFLTVLAFTLLGDSLRDAIDPKGGRA
- a CDS encoding ABC transporter substrate-binding protein; this encodes MSGKFTAAGGLLSAAALAIAVSACGGGGAPASSGGTAATGAAGKGGTLTILSNQDFSHLDPARNWTMPHMDFGIRLLYRTLTTFKAEPGAGGTRIVPDLATDLGTPSQGGKVWTFTLKSGLKYEDGTPIVADDVKYNVERSFAPELPGGPNYAQLYLADAEGYKGPLKGERLKSIETPDEKTIVFRLKRPVAEFSYTVTLPTFAPVPKTKEAGEQYDNRPFSSGPYKIQSYDRGKELVLVRNANWDPATDPVRKAYPDKIVMKQGLRQSVIDDRLIDSRGEDATAVTYSDVTAASLAKVLPRPEVKARMVGEISGCTDMIGFNTAKAPFDDPRMRQAVHFALDKQALQTAQGGPDMAEIATSYLPPALSGGRAQDVYGLPPTGDVEKAKALLGGRTLDVAMTVSTGEKSLGEAVQSSLKRAGINVTLNPVDPSVYYDTIGDTAKSPEMFTYGWCPDYPSGATFLPMLFDGRTIVEKGNSGNVWQFKDKAVEARIDEIQAMTDTGAAATAWAELDRRIMRSSPAVPTLWDKKPLLVGTGVTGAFGHPVWSGQLDFSALGVKQG
- a CDS encoding MalY/PatB family protein is translated as MTGTTHGRTGGPLDAFDLGELRARHSSKWREYPQDVLPVWVAEMDTPLAEPIAAALVEAVGRGDTGYAVAGGLPDAFAAFAARRFGWRTDPAAIRLVPDVMAGIVEVLSLVTEPGDRVVVNTPAYPPYFYWIPRIGRELVENPLLLTPGGHRLDLAALERDFAAGAAAFLLCNPHNPTGVVFGEEDLLAVAALAGRYGVRVVTDEIHAPLVFPGARHVPFAGLDAPAAARSITLASASKAWNLAGLKAALAVPGEEARADVARIHPEVSEGAGLLGVIASEVAFTSGEPWLEELLAGLDANRALLGRLLAGRLPEVGYQPPQATYLAWLDLRALGLGDDPAEWFLRRGGTALYPGPRFGAPGRGFARFNFATSGDRVTEAVERMAASLTGGPRAAASH
- a CDS encoding DUF5335 family protein, which codes for MRQHGLDGYVAQCRGRGGGLEMTEQRPELARDRWHDFFDEMTRDYEGAEVTIEELRADFGDLLQVERIPLAYLEYDPKGDQFSVGVGGRDARYPVILRHAVDHPRAILADIVGEGGRWAFDIVGADGGETIVTVYFEDVPEAATA
- a CDS encoding HIT family protein produces the protein MTAPAGTEPGCPFCEIAAGLLPAHVVYADDVVAAFLDARPVFKGHVLVVPKTHVETLTDLPVAAVGPFFARVRALAGAVEAGLGAAGTFVAMNNRVSQSVPHLHAHVVPRNRKDGLRGFFWPRVKYADDAEAAAFAAKIGAALDLPADVPADVPADVPADVPVDVSVDVSVNRVAGEDVE
- a CDS encoding sensor histidine kinase: MEPLLAVPVLLVLLGVPSVVLWRLLRGRRDLGTGPAERATFETLHTASLAAPPLRAGLTAAGALKASRYLRELLGSPALAVTSGEELLVYDGAGDHHARQAFAHAAETLRDGRIQVLGPEAVACDAPECPIRYAVVVPLTTDERVVGSLAAYGDHASAGLVRATQEVATWVDSQLELAELDRSRTLLMEAEVRALRAQISPHFIYNSLTTIASFVRTDPERARELLLDFADFTRYSFRRHGEFTTLAEELRSIDRYLTLERARFGDHLLVTLRIAPEVLPVAVPFLCLQPLVENAVRHGLEGKPGVGHITIIAEDAGAECMISVEDDGIGMDPERLRRILAGAPDERSGTSGVGLANVDERLRQVYGDEYGLVVETALGAGAKVSVRLPKYRQGVSAQAAGGWY
- a CDS encoding LytR/AlgR family response regulator transcription factor, whose protein sequence is MTALRVLAVDDEQPALEDLAYLLRADPRIGDVATARDGASALKILDRAMADGRPIEAVFLDIRMRGLDGVVLGRLLTQFARPPRVVFVTAYEDHAVDAFEIKAEDYLLKPVRPERLAEAIRRVCAAVPDAAPGLPQDDPARAVPDADTIPVELAGVTRFVASSDVRFVEAQGDYARLHTPTGSHLVRIPLAALEERWAGAGFVRVHRSHLVAVKHIDELHIDSGRCTVRIGETEIPVSRRHTRELRDLLVRRARKGRPE